Proteins from a single region of Pithys albifrons albifrons isolate INPA30051 chromosome 10, PitAlb_v1, whole genome shotgun sequence:
- the RXRG gene encoding retinoic acid receptor RXR-gamma isoform X3: MSLSSSLSTGNSVDGHHNYLEAPANSSRALPSPMNTLGSPVNALGSPYRVIASSLGSHPVALSSAPGMNFVTHASPQLNVLNNVSSSEDVKPLPGLPGIGNLNYPSTSPGSLAKHICAICGDRSSGKHYGVYSCEGCKGFFKRTIRKDLIYTCRDNKDCLIDKRQRNRCQYCRYQKCLAMGMKREAVQEERQRSRERSENEAESTSNGSEDMPVERILEAELAVEPKTETYSDMNTESSTNDPVTNICHAADKQLFTLVEWAKRIPHFSDLTLEDQVILLRAGWNELLIASFSHRSVSVQDGILLATGLHVHRSSAHSAGVGSIFDRVLTELVSKMKDMQMDKSELGCLRAIVLFNPDAKGLSSPSEVESLREKVYATLEAYTKQKYPEQPGRFAKLLLRLPALRSIGLKCLEHLFFFKLIGDTPIDTFLMEMLETPLQVT; encoded by the exons ATGAGCCTGTCGTCAAGCCTTTCCACAGGAAATTCGGTGGACGGGCACCACAACTACCTCGAGGCCCCTGCCAACTCCTCCCGGGCGCTGCCGTCGCCCATGAACACGCTTGGGTCGCCGGTGAACGCGCTGGGCTCTCCATACAGAGTCATCGCGTCCTCCCTCGGCTCACACCCTGTTGCTCTGTCCTCGGCCCCGGGCATGAACTTTGTGACACATGCCAGTCCCCAG CTCAATGTCCTGAACAATGTCAGCAGCTCGGAGGATGTCAAGCCCTTGCCAGGTCTCCCAGGGATTGGGAACCTGAATTATCCATCTACAAGTCCAGGATCCTTAGCCAAACACATCTGTGCCATCTGTGGGGACAGGTCCTCAG GGAAGCACTATGGGGTGTATAGCTGTGAGGGCTGCAAAGGCTTCTTCAAGAGGACGATCCGTAAGGACCTGATCTACACCTGCCGGGACAACAAGGACTGCCTCATAGACAAGCGCCAACGCAACCGCTGCCAGTACTGCCGCTATCAGAAGTGCCTCGCCATGGGGATGAAGAGGGAAG CCGTGcaggaggagaggcagaggagcagggagcGGAGCGAGAATGAGGCTGAGTCCACAAGCAATGGCAGTGAGGACATGCCTGTGGAGAGGATCCTGGAAGCTGAGCTGGCAGTGGAACCCAAGACAGAGACATACAGCGACATGAACACAGAGAGCTCG ACAAATGACCCTGTCACAAACATATGCCACGCAGCTGACAAGCAGCTCTTCACGCTCGTCGAGTGGGCCAAGCGAATCCCCCATTTCTCGGACCTGACGCTGGAAGACCAAGTCATTCTCCTACGGGCAG GCTGGAATGAGCTGCTCATTGCCTCTTTCTCCCATCGCTCTGTGTCGGTGCAGGATGGCATCCTTCTGGCCACGGGCTTGCACGTGCACCGCAGCAGCGCCCACAGTGCTGGGGTGGGCTCCATCTTCGACAG GGTTCTGACAGAGCTGGTGTCCAAAATGAAAGACATGCAGATGGATAAGTCGGAGCTGGGGTGCCTACGAGCCATTGTCCTGTTTAATCCAG ATGCCAAGGGTTTGTCCAGCCCCTCAGAAGTGGAATCGTTGAGGGAGAAGGTCTATGCCACGCTGGAAGCCTACACGAAGCAGAAGTACCCCGAGCAACCAGGGCG GTTTGCCAAACTCCTTCTGCGTCTGCCGGCGCTGCGGTCCATTGGACTGaagtgcctggagcacctcttctTCTTCAAGCTGATTGGGGATACCCCCATCGACACCTTTCTCATGGAGATGCTGGAGACACCCCTCCAAGTCACTTGA
- the RXRG gene encoding retinoic acid receptor RXR-gamma isoform X1, with protein MVESAEETGRRLEMQPGTQAPYSLETGSFPHFYSPVHGSSTSMSLSSSLSTGNSVDGHHNYLEAPANSSRALPSPMNTLGSPVNALGSPYRVIASSLGSHPVALSSAPGMNFVTHASPQLNVLNNVSSSEDVKPLPGLPGIGNLNYPSTSPGSLAKHICAICGDRSSGKHYGVYSCEGCKGFFKRTIRKDLIYTCRDNKDCLIDKRQRNRCQYCRYQKCLAMGMKREAVQEERQRSRERSENEAESTSNGSEDMPVERILEAELAVEPKTETYSDMNTESSTNDPVTNICHAADKQLFTLVEWAKRIPHFSDLTLEDQVILLRAGWNELLIASFSHRSVSVQDGILLATGLHVHRSSAHSAGVGSIFDRVLTELVSKMKDMQMDKSELGCLRAIVLFNPDAKGLSSPSEVESLREKVYATLEAYTKQKYPEQPGRFAKLLLRLPALRSIGLKCLEHLFFFKLIGDTPIDTFLMEMLETPLQVT; from the exons ATTCCCCTGTGCATGGCAGCTCCACATCCATGAGCCTGTCGTCAAGCCTTTCCACAGGAAATTCGGTGGACGGGCACCACAACTACCTCGAGGCCCCTGCCAACTCCTCCCGGGCGCTGCCGTCGCCCATGAACACGCTTGGGTCGCCGGTGAACGCGCTGGGCTCTCCATACAGAGTCATCGCGTCCTCCCTCGGCTCACACCCTGTTGCTCTGTCCTCGGCCCCGGGCATGAACTTTGTGACACATGCCAGTCCCCAG CTCAATGTCCTGAACAATGTCAGCAGCTCGGAGGATGTCAAGCCCTTGCCAGGTCTCCCAGGGATTGGGAACCTGAATTATCCATCTACAAGTCCAGGATCCTTAGCCAAACACATCTGTGCCATCTGTGGGGACAGGTCCTCAG GGAAGCACTATGGGGTGTATAGCTGTGAGGGCTGCAAAGGCTTCTTCAAGAGGACGATCCGTAAGGACCTGATCTACACCTGCCGGGACAACAAGGACTGCCTCATAGACAAGCGCCAACGCAACCGCTGCCAGTACTGCCGCTATCAGAAGTGCCTCGCCATGGGGATGAAGAGGGAAG CCGTGcaggaggagaggcagaggagcagggagcGGAGCGAGAATGAGGCTGAGTCCACAAGCAATGGCAGTGAGGACATGCCTGTGGAGAGGATCCTGGAAGCTGAGCTGGCAGTGGAACCCAAGACAGAGACATACAGCGACATGAACACAGAGAGCTCG ACAAATGACCCTGTCACAAACATATGCCACGCAGCTGACAAGCAGCTCTTCACGCTCGTCGAGTGGGCCAAGCGAATCCCCCATTTCTCGGACCTGACGCTGGAAGACCAAGTCATTCTCCTACGGGCAG GCTGGAATGAGCTGCTCATTGCCTCTTTCTCCCATCGCTCTGTGTCGGTGCAGGATGGCATCCTTCTGGCCACGGGCTTGCACGTGCACCGCAGCAGCGCCCACAGTGCTGGGGTGGGCTCCATCTTCGACAG GGTTCTGACAGAGCTGGTGTCCAAAATGAAAGACATGCAGATGGATAAGTCGGAGCTGGGGTGCCTACGAGCCATTGTCCTGTTTAATCCAG ATGCCAAGGGTTTGTCCAGCCCCTCAGAAGTGGAATCGTTGAGGGAGAAGGTCTATGCCACGCTGGAAGCCTACACGAAGCAGAAGTACCCCGAGCAACCAGGGCG GTTTGCCAAACTCCTTCTGCGTCTGCCGGCGCTGCGGTCCATTGGACTGaagtgcctggagcacctcttctTCTTCAAGCTGATTGGGGATACCCCCATCGACACCTTTCTCATGGAGATGCTGGAGACACCCCTCCAAGTCACTTGA
- the RXRG gene encoding retinoic acid receptor RXR-gamma isoform X2, translating into MYGNYPHFIKFPAGFGNSPVHGSSTSMSLSSSLSTGNSVDGHHNYLEAPANSSRALPSPMNTLGSPVNALGSPYRVIASSLGSHPVALSSAPGMNFVTHASPQLNVLNNVSSSEDVKPLPGLPGIGNLNYPSTSPGSLAKHICAICGDRSSGKHYGVYSCEGCKGFFKRTIRKDLIYTCRDNKDCLIDKRQRNRCQYCRYQKCLAMGMKREAVQEERQRSRERSENEAESTSNGSEDMPVERILEAELAVEPKTETYSDMNTESSTNDPVTNICHAADKQLFTLVEWAKRIPHFSDLTLEDQVILLRAGWNELLIASFSHRSVSVQDGILLATGLHVHRSSAHSAGVGSIFDRVLTELVSKMKDMQMDKSELGCLRAIVLFNPDAKGLSSPSEVESLREKVYATLEAYTKQKYPEQPGRFAKLLLRLPALRSIGLKCLEHLFFFKLIGDTPIDTFLMEMLETPLQVT; encoded by the exons ATTCCCCTGTGCATGGCAGCTCCACATCCATGAGCCTGTCGTCAAGCCTTTCCACAGGAAATTCGGTGGACGGGCACCACAACTACCTCGAGGCCCCTGCCAACTCCTCCCGGGCGCTGCCGTCGCCCATGAACACGCTTGGGTCGCCGGTGAACGCGCTGGGCTCTCCATACAGAGTCATCGCGTCCTCCCTCGGCTCACACCCTGTTGCTCTGTCCTCGGCCCCGGGCATGAACTTTGTGACACATGCCAGTCCCCAG CTCAATGTCCTGAACAATGTCAGCAGCTCGGAGGATGTCAAGCCCTTGCCAGGTCTCCCAGGGATTGGGAACCTGAATTATCCATCTACAAGTCCAGGATCCTTAGCCAAACACATCTGTGCCATCTGTGGGGACAGGTCCTCAG GGAAGCACTATGGGGTGTATAGCTGTGAGGGCTGCAAAGGCTTCTTCAAGAGGACGATCCGTAAGGACCTGATCTACACCTGCCGGGACAACAAGGACTGCCTCATAGACAAGCGCCAACGCAACCGCTGCCAGTACTGCCGCTATCAGAAGTGCCTCGCCATGGGGATGAAGAGGGAAG CCGTGcaggaggagaggcagaggagcagggagcGGAGCGAGAATGAGGCTGAGTCCACAAGCAATGGCAGTGAGGACATGCCTGTGGAGAGGATCCTGGAAGCTGAGCTGGCAGTGGAACCCAAGACAGAGACATACAGCGACATGAACACAGAGAGCTCG ACAAATGACCCTGTCACAAACATATGCCACGCAGCTGACAAGCAGCTCTTCACGCTCGTCGAGTGGGCCAAGCGAATCCCCCATTTCTCGGACCTGACGCTGGAAGACCAAGTCATTCTCCTACGGGCAG GCTGGAATGAGCTGCTCATTGCCTCTTTCTCCCATCGCTCTGTGTCGGTGCAGGATGGCATCCTTCTGGCCACGGGCTTGCACGTGCACCGCAGCAGCGCCCACAGTGCTGGGGTGGGCTCCATCTTCGACAG GGTTCTGACAGAGCTGGTGTCCAAAATGAAAGACATGCAGATGGATAAGTCGGAGCTGGGGTGCCTACGAGCCATTGTCCTGTTTAATCCAG ATGCCAAGGGTTTGTCCAGCCCCTCAGAAGTGGAATCGTTGAGGGAGAAGGTCTATGCCACGCTGGAAGCCTACACGAAGCAGAAGTACCCCGAGCAACCAGGGCG GTTTGCCAAACTCCTTCTGCGTCTGCCGGCGCTGCGGTCCATTGGACTGaagtgcctggagcacctcttctTCTTCAAGCTGATTGGGGATACCCCCATCGACACCTTTCTCATGGAGATGCTGGAGACACCCCTCCAAGTCACTTGA